A DNA window from Aquarana catesbeiana isolate 2022-GZ linkage group LG01, ASM4218655v1, whole genome shotgun sequence contains the following coding sequences:
- the LOC141142433 gene encoding vomeronasal type-2 receptor 26-like, with protein MVGYGGFSEFSPLWDNKNLKELMVMGKIEEWERSGIHRLAQMFNADSKNCIQCLEDEWPNEKKDQCIPKLEEFLSYSDYISTVFASISVLLCLVTLFIIGIFISYMDTAVIKANNRSLSFVLLVCILLSFFCVFLFLGRPQDITCILHVTTFGTIFCLAVSSLLAKTVMVYIAFTATKPGSYWRKWIGAKLPNFVALLLTSVQGTICLIWLSTSPPFVEMDTRSYQDKIVIQCNEGSIIGFYAVLGYMGFLAAVSFVLAFMVRTLPDSFNEAKYITFSMLVFCSVWIAMIPAYLSAKGKYMVAVEVFAILASSTGLLSCIFFPKCFIILFRPDLNTQMGLLSKKNRL; from the exons ATGGTGGGCTATGGTGGCTTCTCTGAATTCTCCCCCTTGTGGGATAATAAGAACTTAAAGGAGCTGATGGTAATGGGGAAGATTGAGGAATGGGAACGAAGTGGCATCCACCGCCTGGCACAAATGTTTAATGCTG ACAGTAAAAATTGTATTCAATGTCTAGAAgatgaatggccaaatgagaagaaggatcaGTGTATTCCAAAACTGGAGGAATTCCTCTCCTACTCTGATTATATTTCTACAGTATTTGCATCCATTTCTGTTTTGCTATGTCTTGTGACACTCTTCATAATTGGAATCTTTATATCCTATATGGATACCGCTGTTATCAAAGCAAATAATCGAAGTTTGAGCTTTGTTCTGCTTGTCTGTATCTTGCTGAGCTTTTTCTGTGTGTTCCTGTTTCTTGGTCGTCCACAGGATATAACCTGTATACTGCATGTCACCACTTTTGGTACCATCTTCTGCTTAGCTGTCTCCTCTCTTCTGGCTAAAACAGTCATGGTTTATATTGCTTTTACAGCCACTAAACCTGGCAGCTACTGGAGGAAATGGATTGGAGCCAAACTTCCAAATTTTGTAGCCTTACTGCTTACTTCTGTTCAGGGTACAATATGTCTCATTTGGCTGTCTACTTCACCACCTTTTGTGGAAATGGACACTCGCTCTTATCAGGACAAGATCGTCATTCAGTGTAACGAAGGTTCAATTATCGGTTTCTACGctgtgttgggttatatggggtttctagcagctgtgagttttgttctggctttcatggtgaggacattaccggacagttttaatgaggccaaatacatcaccttcagcatgctggtgttctgcagtgtctggattgccatgatcccggcctatttAAGCGCTAAAggaaaatacatggtggctgtggaggtctTCGCCATATTGGCCTCAAGTACTGGACTTCTAAgctgtatattttttccaaaatgtttcatTATTCTGTTCAGGCCAGACTTAAACACGCAAATGGGCCTGCTTTCTAAGAAAAATAGACTTTGA